cccaccagagatagacaccaGAACTTTTCCCGGttagccacagcctcgtggcgacacacagattaatagagatgggttaaattaatatgtaagagttagccaataagaagctggagctaatgggtcaagtagtgttttaaataatatagtttctgtgtgattagttcTGGAGACTGGGCAGTCGGGAAATAAACAGGTAACTTCTtacaacatgtgcacacatgtgcatgtgtgtgtatttgtacatgtatgtgtgtgtaagtgcttgtGGGTACCCAGAGATACCATTAGAggactggatcccctggagctggagttacaggaagttgtgagctgctgaggtgggtgctggggaccaaacttaggGTCTCTTGGAAGAGctttaagtgctcttaactgctgagccatctcgccagcatGCCCACCTTTCAGGTTACTATAATTCTGCAGGAAAGGGGGTGCAGGCGATGCCCCggggtacatgtggaggtcaggggccAACTATGTGTAGCTTGCTCTCTGTTTTTACCTTTATTTGGGTCCCCAGGATCAAGTTCAAGCTTCCTAGCTTTGGTGGGAAGTGTCTTTACAGGCTGAGCCATCCTGCTTATGCTCCAAGGCCGGCAAGTCCTACAGATGTGGGTTTTACCAGTGCTGTGCTGAGCCAGTGTGCTGTGCTGAGCCAATGTGCTGTGCTGAGCCAGTGTGCTGTGCTGAGtcactgtgctgtgctgtgctgagccagtgtgctgtgctgtgctgagtcactgtgctgtgctgtgctgagccagtgtgctgtgctgagccagtgtgctgtgctgagctgtgctgAGCCAGTGTGCTGTGCTGAACCAGTGTGCTGTGCTGAGccagtgtgctgtgctgtgctgagctgtgctgtgctgagccagtgtgctctgctgtgctgtgctgtgctgaaccagtgtgctgtgctgtgctgtgctgtgctgtgctaagccagtgtgctgtgctgtgctgtggagGCTTGGGCTGTTTTTAAGGCTCTCCATTTTCTTGCCCCTTTCCTGCGAAGGgactaggaagaagggaagagccaCAGGAAACCAGCACAGGCTTAACTCCCTGCCTGCCATCTTCCTGCTGGCTTAAGACGCCAGAACGAAAGGAGATGCTTAGTTGTCTATGAAGAAAAGCCACTGGTTTACTTTATATGCTGGTATACTTTTAGAACAAtattatgtgtgtacatttgtaaCATCTGTACTACTACGTGTACTACGGTCCTATAGCATCTGTACTATGTGTACTACGGTACTACACCTGCAGCATAGCCTGTACTACAGGAAAGGGACCTAGAGATttaaaagacacacagacagagacatgagtCATTCCCcgagaatgccccctttattgtgttccagggcagcttatacagggatccttaactgatagctacgccccagccaaacccaccagaaaccactcccctgccatcaggaactcctgagggtctcctgctcagagcagctgcaaacactggaaaacaagttgtttacaggaaaatcagggtctgggggtccacagcccccaacataCATTTATGGCCATGAGTGTGCCagtgggtggaggtcagaggactcagCTTCTGGGAGGGAGTGTTCTCTCATTCCACACGGAGGCCCTGGCGGTGAAACAGCCTTGGTCGTGAGCACCATCACCCAAGGAGCCGTCACCGTATCCCCACTGGTGTCAGAACAGTTCAGGCGGCTAGGGATGTAAATTTCCCTTGCTCATCGGCAACACCTACATGGAACTAGAACAATGACTGAGAACAACACCCTGGGCTGGAGGAGGGCTCAGCGTtcgagagcactggctgcttggtgttgaccccagcacccacatcactcACAACTCTCTGTCACTTCAGTTCCGGGGAATCAACTCCCTCCTCTGTGGGCACCGGGCATTCATGTggggcacacatatacatgcaggaattacactcatacacacaaaataattttttaaaaaaaatgaaggttgtattattttctattgggaagaaaaagaagaagaaaaggacattACCAGGCAGATATCCTGTATACCTGTCACTGTAGTAACTGAGAAAAGAGcacggtgagttcaaggccagcgagAGCTAACCTATGatcctgttcacacacacacacacacacacacacacacgtcccccCCAAATTCCATTATCTGGGAATCTGCTGAAACTCTCGCTGAGGTAGTAGCACCCATTTTCAGCGCATAAAGGTCTCCATtttcgtgtttgtgtgtgtgtgtgtgtgtgtaattttctgtttttgaagcaGAGCTTCAAACTTTGTGTAGTGAGAACAATCTTGAACCCTTGatcctcctccttccatctctgaCCTCAAAAGCACAGTAATTCTGCCTCTGTGACCCAACCGCCCCTTGCAGTTGCCACCAAGTCTACTCTTCCCCATTTTCCCTTCATTCACGGCTTTGTAGAGAGTGCGAAGGCACACTCACGCCCCCGTGTGGCGGCAGCGGGAATCACCGCAGCCTTTGCAAAAAGCCGCCCAGCAAGCCACAGGCACCAGGATCACAAGTCTAGCTGATCCTTGAGCCCTGTGAGAATTCATTCGCCCTAAAAGTTAGAATCTGTTACTTGAGTTCGCGGGCGTATGGATGGGTGGGGTGCGCACAAGTGCCACGTGTggaggtgtggaggtcagggtcAGAGTTGCCAGGACCGGTTCTCTCCTCCCACGCGGAAACAACTTAGGACAGGTGAGTCTCACCTGCCCTTCATCCGTGTTTTAACTGAGCAAACATCAGTGACCTATGGAAACCAGGAGAGGTGCTGGGACGGGGTAGAGGTGAGGTTAACCCTCTCCCATCTACTGCAGTTTCACAGACTGCTCCACGCTCGATGTTTCTCCGGAGCATCTGGCCGGGTGTAGCTTCTATCTACACCCCCAGGGGTCACCTGAATGCTGGGGTGCGGCAGGATGGAGGATATGACTCAGACCCAGGGGTTCACTGGTTTGATAAAGACCTGCCACTGAGGCGTGTGCCAGGAGGGAGGGTCGCCGTGGCCACTTGATCCTGAAATGTGAGTGGGTCTTTTTGTGGCTCCAAAAGCACAAGCTGATGGCGATCAAAGGGCCCACACGTTGCACGCTCCTGCCGTAGAGCCGGTGTGGGCAACACTCCTGCCACCGGAACATTTATTAACTTCCAAAGTTAACAATCAGACAGGCCCAATGGGACATGGGTACATGGAGTGGGGTGGCTGGACAGTGTGGGCAGGCAAGTCAATGAGCCTCAGGTGTCGCCATCGAAGAGATCGGGAGAGCTCTGCGGGCTTGACCTGGCTGAGGCTGGAAATACTTGCTTCCCCGACCCCTGAGTGGATGGTGCAGGCAGACGATGAAGAGGTTAACAGGAGCGCATGCCCCGGCTCTGTTGCCACGTGGCTACAGCACACGGGCGCCCCCGCGCGGTGCTAGTGGGGATCACCGGCTTTGTCCTTGAGAGCTTTCGTTTGATGAAGTTCTGTGGTCCCAAAGAGCTCACCATGGTAACTGAAAGAGTGTGACCCTGAGGGCAATTTGAGGGCACGTCATCTCCCCAACAGTAACAGATCCCACATCTGGACAGGTGTCAGTCCGAGATTCATAGCAAGGCAGACCCCTCGAAAGTCACAACCAGCTTTGCCCGAGGCCGTGTCTAACACTGTATGTGGCGCATAGCGGGTGAGCGATAAATGATGTGGAGTGAGCGGCTGTGTGTGGGAACATCTCTGCGTGTAGAGGGGCTGGGGCAGGGAACCGAGCTGCCATTGATAGCCATTTACACTCTCTAACCTTTACACTGGTGAGTCCCGGCCTCAGAAAGAGCCAGGCTCTCTGGACAAGGGTGGTACTTCCGGACTAACCACCTCCTCCAGCCTTACATGAAGGAAGTTAAACAGACCCCAACCTGACCGCGACCATCTCCAAATGTATTTACAGACAGAGGCCTAGTGAGGGACAGAACCAGAAGAGGAAGATACAATAGCCAGGCAGCTatgaggggctgggaagatgtaAGACCCCCCTACTGGGCCTGTATCCCTGCTCCCTGTCCCTCAGCTCAGGCCCAAGCTGCAGAGACCAGGCTACGGGCTGAGGCTGGGAAGGGGGTCTAGGCTAGGGTCACAGCCCACCGGCAGTGTGGCAGCCTCGCTGGGGGGGATATGGTGTGTCATGTAGCGTTTCCCCATGAAGGAGCCAATCCGGAGCTGCTCAGGGGCTTCCTCAGGCCACCACAGGCTGGAGCTGcacagaagagagaggaggtgggtcACATCACAACCCCATGCAGAGGCTGCCACACGACAGAATAGAGAGGGGGTAGGACACATCACAACCCCATGCAGAGGCTGCCACAtgacagaagagagagggggtggggcaCATCACAACCCCATCCAGAAGCTGCCACACGACAGCTGCCCTTCTTATTTGGTACACaagtgtgtagtgtgtatgtgtatgtacatgggtacacatgtatgtggtatgcatgcgtgcacatgcattgcctgtgtggaggccagaggttgaacTGGGTTAAATtgtctggggactggagagatggctcagaacttaagagcactggctgctcttccagaggtcccagtggctcacagccatctataacgagatctgatgccctcttctggcctataggcgtacatgcaggcagaacaagTCTGTTGGGGGATGCACATACTAcagtgtgtgcgtgtggaggtcagaggacaacttacaggagtcagctctctccttccaccatgcgggGGCCAGAGACCAAACTCAAGCCATCGAGCTTGGTGGTGGCAGGAgactacccactgagccatcctgacaACCTGAACCCCTTAAAGACTGGCTGGCCACAGGTTCTAGGGACCCATCTCCCTGGGTTAAGTTACAGACATGCACGGCCACATCTGGATTGCAGGTGGGGCTGGGGCTCTGAACTTGGGTGGCTGTGCAGTGAGCTCTGTCCTTACTAAACcacctccctgtctcccttccctctgtTTTGGAGACAGCTGGAGAGGCACCTTTACTATCTATCCCAGTGGCAGTTACCGAAAGGATAAACCCCCGGGGAAGAGCCTTGGCAGAAGGCACAGACCCCTGACCCTGTCTTCGGGTGAGTTACTGTCACCCAGGCAACAGATGCAGAGTGGAAACCCCCTCCACATAGCCTGGAAGGACACCAGCCAGCTCAGGACCACTGCATTCCCGAGAGGCTTCCCCGATCTAGGGATCAGGACAGGGAGGGGGTCCCGGGTGGAAAAGGTGCCCACAGGGTATCATCACTCACAATCGCATAGTGGAGGCTGCCAGGAAAGCCAGGAGCAAAAGGCCGGCCAGGGCAGAGAGGATGGAAGCTATAACAATCATGGAGCCGCTCCGCCGACCGGGCCACGTGTCAATGGAATTGGGGGCTttccctgcacacacaggaatcatTCAGAGGCTGTCCGCCCACCCCAAGGCTGTCTGTCCCTCCCCATTTGAGTTCAGTGCACTTCAAGGCTTGGCCGAGAGTCTCCACCAGCCCGGGTCAGTCATTGTTTCAACCTCCTCTACACTGAGTTTGCCTTCTAGACTGTTCCCTCCAGTTCCCCACCACTGCCCACATGCAGCAGCCAGATTCAGGATTCATCTCGGCACCATGTTGGTCCCTACCTCCGAAGGCATTGAAAGCCTTCAGAGGACAGTAACCTGTCACCCCACCTTGGAAGCCTGTCTCACTGGCCACTACATGGAAGATGACGTTTGGGCCCTTCTCCCTGTGTGCAGCGGAGAGGACCTGGGGCTGATGAGGCAGAGACTGGGCAATTAAGCAAGGGGTGGTAGATGATGAGATGGGATTGGTGCTGCACATCTGTAAGCTCAGCTGCCTGGAAAAATGAGGCAGGGGTCTCAAGTACAgcccatcctgggctacagagggctACAGAGCCAGCTTGGGCAACTCTCAGACCCTATCCtaatatataaagtaaaaagaCGACTGGGAATGTacttcagtggtagagcccctgcctagaatcccccagtgaggggctggggtgtggctcagggggagagcccctgcctagaatcccccagtgagggggtAGGGCCACGGCTTTGTGGTACAAAGCTTCCCTGGCACACATAACATTCAATGTCTAGtactggaaacaaaacaaaagttttggTGCTGTTGTGATGGATCTGACCCAGGCCCCACTCTACAGCATGAGGTTTGGGCAGGGGTTGAGTCAGTCTTCGATCCCTCACCCCAGCACTACCTTGGTGGAGATAAATGGGATTGGACCACTTCGTCTCAGCCTTGGGTGGACCACTGGCATCCATCAGGAGGAACTTCACCCTGGAGACAGCAAAGCAATGGAGAcaaaaggaagacttgaatgTCTCATGTGGTACAGGCCTGATATCCCAGGTACTCCGTAGGTTGTGGAAAGAGATTCCTAAGTTCAATGCCTGCCTGGCTACActgcaagaccttgtctcaaaaatcaaaggtGAAAATGTGTTGCGGattcagctcagtggtagaacccttgcctagaatcccccagtgaggggttgggatgtggctcagtggtagagcccctgcctagaatcccccagtgaggggtgggggtgtggctcagtggtagagcccctgcctagaatacACAAACTCTTAGGCTCAATACCAGTACGACAAAATGGAATTACTGATCTCTGGAGTCTATGGGAGCCACCCAAGTGAGAAGAAAGTAGGCCTCAAATTAAGAGTCCTGGCAAAGGCAcaagggtggggatggggtgtggTCAGGGCCTGGACAGCCGGGAGGGGGAGGACTTGGCACGATGCCGTCTTTCACGGGTAGAAGCTCTGGGGAGAGGATGGTGGGCCCAGCAGAGGAGATGGAAGGAAGCCAGCACTGGGGCTGACGGGAAGGGGGCAGGTGGAGCAGCTGCGAGAAAGACGCAGTTGCCAGCATCCGTGATGGAGCAGAGGGAGGCTGGACAGACGGAGATGCATTCTGGACTCCCACTGCTGAGTCTCCAAGGACACCTGAGATCTTCATCTCAGATGGACACTGAAGGGAACCGTGTTTGAACTCTAGCACAacgggcctcagtttcttcatctgcacTATGGGTTGGGAAGTCATGCATTCTGTCAGAACTGCTTATGACCAGAAATAGTGGTCTCATCCTTAAACCCGCCTTCCCCTCCTAGGACACATTTGAGAAGgacctctcttttcttccctttccttttctttctttctttttcttttttctttctttctttctttttctttttgagattgagtctcatgtagcccaggctagcttagaaTTCAATACGCAGCTGAGAATAACCCCCACTCCTGGCTTTCGTACTTTCTcacctcgagtgctgggattacaagcatgtaccccTACTCCCGGTTTGTGGAGTgctggaatggaacccagggctgcaTACATGCAAAATGAACGCtagcaactgagctacacccccagcctgaTGATCTTTTAACCCGGTCTTATGGAGCTGCTTGctgcttgcctcaaactcatgtgGCTGcagctggcattgaactcacgatcctcctgcctctgcctccagagtgtgggGATCACTGGAGTGTGCCACTATGATCAAGGCACGGAAAGGCCATTTTGATGACCCGCTATGCAGAGAAGGTAAAGTACAGCTGGCACGGGGACGAGCTATGACTTGCCGGCATTCAGGAGAAGGCCTTGGAGGGGCATGGTCTAAGAAGTTCCGTCTCCCCGTCTCCCCTCCTGAAAACACCCAACCTCAGTGCAGGGGCTCCGACGACACACCTGTAGGGCCCCTGGCTGGGGAGGGGAGCGTTGCAATAGGACTTCTGGTAACAGCCAAAGTCATTGCCGACCCGAAGCACACGGACACCTCCACTGCCACCTGCCAGACCCTCACAGGGCAGCTGATCCAGGGACAGGGGTAATGTCATATAGTAGCCGTCAGTGAGTAGCTGTGCTGAGGTCGGAATCGTAGCAGAGGTCTGTGGGTTCTGGAAGTCCCTGGAGGCTGGAGGAAAAAGGGTCAGAGAGAGGCAAGAGCAGGGGCGGTCTCCGTAGCTGTGTTAAGCATACTAATACAGAAGGGTGGTGAGATGGTTCAttggtaaaggggcttgctgccaaacctgacaacctgagtttttagccctgggacccacatggtggaaggagagcactgactcccCCAAGCTGTCCTCCGTATTCCATGTGAACACCCCTGACCGACACATGTGTAAAACCAGAGAGCAGCCAACGGCTTCTTCTGTGCCAGGAGACGATCTGCAGAAGCACGCCTGGTTTCTCCAGGTGACGTGACGGGATTATCTTAGAGAGGCGTCTCAACGTGGGGGTcaaacaaccttttcacagggggCGCGTATCAGctctgcatatcagacatttacgttgcaattcataacagtagcaaaattacaattctgcaacagcaatgaaaataattttatggttgggggtcaccacagtatgaggaactgtattaaagggttgcagcactagcaaggttgggaaccactgtccTAGGGAGACCAGTGTCTCAAAGGGACAAGCTGATCTAacactcagttggtagagtacctGCCTAACAATATATAAACCCTGGCCTCTGTCCCCAGTACCACGTGAACTGGGCagaacttggaaggtagagacagcaAGATCAGAAGCAAGATCAGacctcaaaagaaagagagagagaaagagggagagagagagagggagagggagagagagagagagagagagagagagagagagagagagagagagagaaggctgtcCCTGGAGGGCTTTACCTACCTGGAACATAGCACAGGCCTGGCCAGTCTCCAGTCCTGATGACTACATCAGAGACCCAGTCAACACTGCCATCCTTCAGGTGCCCCAGATAGCCCCTCTCAGCCTATGCCCCTTCTCCCAAGGCCCCAGGTCCTCACCACACACCATTGTTGAAAGCTACCACCAGCCAGATGGTGTCATTGGCTAAGGCACGCTCATCAAAGACGCACCGAGGCTGCTCCAGACAGAACGTGGTGGCTGTGACCTTCCCTTCCAGGTCCCAGGCTGTTATCTGTGGCTCATAGGGAATCAGGTCTGTGGCCACAGGGAACAAAGGTGAAAAGCAAGCTAGACATGGCAGTTCTGTGGGCCTCCCCTTCCCCAACCTGTTCTCCCAGCTCAGGAGGTGGGATGGGTTTCAGGTACCCCAGGTCCAAGGGCATCCACTGTGGGAGTTCCACTTACCTAGACTCAGGCTTCGGgacagccacagcagcagcagcaggagcagaggcTGAGGGTGAGGCGGCCTCCTGGTGAGCCCCATGGCTGTCACAGCACttacagacagacagcagaggcaggctcAGGGGCTGGTCCTGCTACTCCCCACCTCCAATACCTCTGGCCTACAGTTACTTGGGCTGCCAGGAGAGCAGGAAAGACTTGAAAATATGAATTCACCCCTTCTCACTCCCAGCGGGTTCAGCCCATGACAGGGAGGGGCTAGGTGGGCTCCTGTATGGGGCTCCACGCCAGAACTACAGGAGAGGGGCCATTTAGGACCGGCCTTCACACAACCTCCaggcacccccaccccagagctgACTAGCTGTCTAGATTGTGGTACCACCTAATTCCCTGCTCCTGGGAGggtgcccccctcccccaatctggGCCCAGAACCACATGCCTGAGATTCCTGAACCCTGGGTGCCAGGAGCCACCCTCTGGCCATCCATCCCCACCCAGGAAGTGAGGAGCAGGGAGCAAGCCTAGGGTAGGCTGGCCCTGACCAGCCCCAAGCAGCTCCAGAACACGGCTGCCCTCTATGTAGCCTCTGCCCCAAGGAGCCACATCTTCCCCAGCTCTGAACCTCCAAGTCCTTCTCCACGGGAAGACTTTGACCTCTGAAAGGACAGAACAAACCAAACATTTCACTTACGCAAACCCTTTGAGTCTCATTCTACGcggttttaaaatagttttatttattaatttaggctttctgagacagggtttctctgtgtagccctgaatgtcctggaactcgcgttgtagaccagactggcctcgaactgccTGCTAAATTCcgggatcaaagatgtgtgccactaccacctggtccatttattttcgagacagtcTCATgaggtccaggctggcctcggactcactgTGTAACAGAGGGTGATGAtgctcctgccttcacttcccagctgctggggtcacaggtgggCACTGCAGCTTCTGGTCTAcgcagtgctgggatggaacccagggctttgtgcatgctgagcaaacactccaccaactgagtgGCACCCCAGCCCACATTCTATGTATTCTCTTATGCATCCAGACCAAAGgttcccctccttcttctcctcccagcttcttccccctctcctttgCAGAACCCCTCCCCAATCcacttctccatttctgtttaggaaagggcaggtctcccatgggtatcaacaaaacagggcatatcaagttgcagtgagactaagcACCTCTGCTTGTATTAAGGCTGGTCAAGACGATCCAGCCTGAGGAACAGGGTCTCAAAAGtaaaagagttagagacagttcCTGATctttctgtgggacaatggtcttgtaccctgtcacttgtattgtttttaataaaatgctgattggccaggagccaggcaggaaatataggcggggcAACGAGaagagaagaattctgggaagaggaaaggtgcaGTCTGCAGTGGTAgtcgtcatccagacacagaggaagcaagatgaaaatgcctcactgataaaaggtaccaagccacacagctaacacaaacaagaattatgggctaatataagttataagagttaataagaagcctgagctactaggccaaccagtttataatgtagacctctgtgtgtttttttgggacTAAACGGCTATGGGAcctggcgggacagaaacttctgtcaacatgATCTCACTGTAACCAAAGCacggccttgaacttgcaattctcctgcctcagcctgtgaCACATAGAGCTGGTGGGCCTGTGCAACCAGGCCTGGCTAGTGttgaatttacttttatttattgttcattacatttatttctgtgtgtaggAGGAGGGGTTTGTGCCATGGTATGCATGTGGCCAGAGGTCAGCTTCAAGTATTTGCTCTCTTTCCATAATGTGGGACCTGGAGACAGAACtagggtcatcaggcttgaagCCAAGTGCACCTATCCAGAGCCATCTTGCAAGCCCCCTTTTCT
The Chionomys nivalis chromosome 3, mChiNiv1.1, whole genome shotgun sequence genome window above contains:
- the Upk3b gene encoding uroplakin-3b, which gives rise to MGLTRRPPHPQPLLLLLLLWLSRSLSLDLIPYEPQITAWDLEGKVTATTFCLEQPRCVFDERALANDTIWLVVAFNNASRDFQNPQTSATIPTSAQLLTDGYYMTLPLSLDQLPCEGLAGGSGGVRVLRVGNDFGCYQKSYCNAPLPSQGPYRVKFLLMDASGPPKAETKWSNPIYLHQGKAPNSIDTWPGRRSGSMIVIASILSALAGLLLLAFLAASTMRFSSLWWPEEAPEQLRIGSFMGKRYMTHHIPPSEAATLPVGCDPSLDPLPSLSP